GCATACAAGTACCATTTTTTCTGTATAAAACATCTAAATAAATTGCTGATAGTGGAAGCTAGAGTGAACCCGAAATCTATTTTATATAGGAACTTAGGATGGGCgtcttttcattatttttttcttcattaaCCAGTAGAAGATGTGATAGTCTGGAATTTACAAATTtgatttattgttgttgttttccATGCTTAGATATGACAgctgcatattattcatttttcTTATAATCTGTCCTTCGTTAATAATATGAGGGCCATGTTATTCCTTTCTTCTGATCTTTTTACTTGGTTTTTCTGAATAGCTGGTGGTGTGGTGTACTATTTTGTTCTTAACAGATTTTCTGCACTTACATTGTTTTACCTGGATGTTAATTGACACAAATTTTTTGTATGCATAGGTTCTATTTGTTTGCACAGCTAATGTAACTGAGACGATTCCAAATCCTCTCTTGGATAGAATGGAGGTTATTAGTCTTGCTGGCTATATCACTGACGAGAAGATGCATATCGCTAGAGACTATTTAGAAAAGACAATTCGTGAAGCTTGTGGCATCAAACCTGAACAAGTATGATCTGACTTTATCCCTTGGCTATGTTTTCCGTCATTCTGCTTTATTTCTTTAAATATTCTCTGCTCGTGTTTTTGTTGGGCAGTGTTTTGTCTGCTTGTTTTGACTCAGCCTCTGTTGATACTTCTTTTCTAAACCCTAACATACTATATTGTATCCATGCATCAACTCAAATTTATTTTGTACCTTGTGTATATCACATATTATATGATAAATGTTTTACATGTTTATACACATTTTATACTATTTAGGTGTTTCAtctgtcattatatatatatatatatatatatatatatatttatatgtatgtaattaaattgaaaagaaaaaataggGACACCGTTtagattgaaaagaaaaaaataattaaagaggAAACAGTTTAGATTGCAGAGAAACAAGAAGAATAGGGACAATCGGAACCTTTAATATTAGTGGCAAAGCTAATGTAAGTCAAAAGGGGACCATAGTTTGGCTACCTTGACTCGCCCAATGACATTGTAACATTACTATATAAACTATATAACTAAacaaatgtatatacatatgatcCTCCTCTAACATCATCTTTAAGAAAACTATATAATAACTGATCTAGTCGTTAGTGAAAACGGAACAACTAAGTAATACATTGCAAACGCAATTCATCTGATTAGGTTTATGATAATACTTCAAAGGTTCCCAAGATTTCTCATGCATGATTACTTCATTGACAAACTTGACCttttcttgatttcaatcattTTCATAGACtaatataattaaacttatttattGTGTGTtatatcataaactagactttttATCACAAGTAAATTTCTCGGCTTTGACCAATTAAGAGATAAATTGATTAAGATCCCACCGCACCTCTTTTCTTGTCTTATGTGCACTGCAATATTACAATCATCACTGCTATTGTACATTGATGTAAACAGTAAAAGGCACAAAATGATGCATAACTCCAATTAGAAGTTAAAAATGTCAAAGGTAACTGTACACAACTACTATTGTGCTGAGTGATGCATAATTAAAGTAATTCACATGGATTCCAATTTAAGACCCTTCATGGGGCTTTCTTTTATAACCATCTGTGGTTGCACACCAATAAGTCTTGATATGCTTGGAAATGGTTTCTTATTTGCTACTTTTGTTTGTTCTTTCATACTTCTAGATCTCTTTCATGTTGATCAaacaagatcaaacaatttaATCATTTTCGCACAGTAGGTAGAAAAATAGATAACTGATGTTTTCTTTAAGATATAAACCCGCCCAAACTTTTGAGATATTCACATGAACGTGAGTTCAACACTATGTTTGGATTACAATGCatggtttatactttatagtttatacaTTACAAGACATTTTAAAGACACTACAcagttattttttcttattaagtATTGGACAGCAGAACATAATCATAATGTCATGTGAACAGCAATTTTCACTAGATTGATGTCATGCCAGTGTTTATAGATATGAAATATTTGGGGCATTCAAGTTACATGTTTACACGTTTAACTTTAAAGTGAATTTGTTTTCCTCAACTGTTAGATTTGAGACTTTAATACCGTTGTGTCTGATATACAAGGGAATATTTCATATTTGCTAATAGGATGAAATTGGTGGAAGCATAATTCATGTAAAGTGTATGAGTCTCATAACTTTTATTTGCTATATGACAACTGGATGAATAACCTCATTCATGTACAGGTAGAAGTGACTGGCACTGCACTCCTCTCACTGATCGAGAATTACTGCCGAGAAGCTGGTGTTAGAAACCTACAAAAACATATTGAGAAGATATACCGAAAGGTacatattttatttctttatagcAGAAAAGAGATGTGTTGAAGTCTTTCTTGTCTAGTTCATCTTTCCTTTTTCTAGAGAGGTATTTCCTAGTCTTTCCTAATGCATATAAATTCTCTATTAGTTTTACATAAATTTTTAAAACTGACATGGAGTTTGTGATATTTGCATACATTTTACTATGAAATGTGTCCAATTGACCATATCTACATTCCAATATTGCCCACATAGAATATAGTTGAAATTATTAAATGTTACATATCAATTTTGCTGTGTTCTTTTACATATAAATTTAgagaaagacctaaaaagattttaatagaaactataaataaagatttaaatactctgaACTTAATTAAGCATATgctttttacatatctcaagagcggcaaaagatccatgtagccaacctcaaatagttgggacttacgactttgttgttgttgttgtgttcttttgaagcctttgagatgtatatgctccttttttaagcATAACTTTGTTTTGCAATTTGCATCCTTTGTTGCATTTCTTATGTTCAGAGTTGGCTACATGACCACATAGAGATTAAGCACCTGATTGAATTGTGGTATCAACTTCTGCAACTGCTGCTGTTGCAGTTTGGGGGCCTGTAGTGACCAATGGTTTTCTTATATGAGTTTATTGGATTAATTAAACTCTAATTGTGATGTTTTACTATTTGCCAGATAGCTTTGCAACTTGTCCGCCGAGGATTGTCCAATGAACCAGAGGTTGATTCTCAAAAAATAGACCTCCAAGAGTCAAGCAGTACATCTGAAGAGGCAGTTGAAATTGTTGGAGATGGTCAAATCGGCAAAAATATAGATGCATCTGCCTCAAGTGTACAAGCAAATGAAATTGTGTCTGAAGAAACGGAACATGCAACTTCTCATGATGCTGCTGTTGAATCTTCAGAAGAGCCTGAGCAGGTAGCAACAAATCTTCTCTACTGTCTAACTATTAAAGGGATATTGCATTTTTTCGTTGAAGTTGATGGACTATGACAGACACTTATTTCCCTTATTTATTTGTGCATTTCTGTGATCATGGAAGACACCCATCTTCTTGCTGTCCATTTTTATACACGTCAGCATATGTAACATAATATCATAATACCCATCTTTCCAATGCAGGAAATGATTTCTATACACTTCAGTATATGTTACATAATATCAATGAACTAGTACAGTTTTAGCTAACTCCATGAATTAAACAAATGTATAATGTATTAAACAAATGAAGAGAGGATAGACAAACCATGTATTTGACATCATGACTTTGGGATTGGCAGGTGGCGAATAAAGGAACAAACAATGTTGGCGAAGCAGTTGGCAGTGATGTTGATAAAGTTGTCATAGATGTGTCAAACCTGGTTGATTTTGTGGGAAAACCTGTATTTCATGCTGAACGGATATATGATCAGACACCAGTAGGAGTTGTTATGGGTCTAGCATGGAATGCTTTGGGTGGCTCAACATTGTACATCGAGACCACACTAGTGGAGCAAGGAGAAGGAAAATGTGCTCTTCATCTAACAGGTCAGCTTGGAGATGTCATGAAGGAAAGTGCACAAATAGCTCATACAGTTGCCAGAGCAATATTACTGGAGAAAGAGCCAAAGAATCAGTTTTTTGCGACTTCCAAGTGCCATCTGCATGTACCTGCAGGTGCAACTCCAAAGGAGGGGCCGAGTGCTGGGTGCACCATGATCACATCAATGTTATCTCTTGCCTTGAACAAACCTGTCAAGAAGGACCTTGCTATGACTGGTGAAGTCACACTGACTGGACGAATTCTTCCGATTGGAGGGGTATGGaactaatattatttatttttgttagcaTTTTCCCTGTCTTAtcattcatatatgtatatatatatatatatatataatataggtatatatgtatatataatcaaTTATCATAGAACTACCTAAGCCACCTCATTCATCCAACAGGAAAAGGATTTTGTTATGTCTATCACAGTGAGATATCCTTTTGATCTTTTCTTCCTGTACTTGTTCATAATACTTTAGAGAGCTTGTCCATTTATGCTCATGGCACTTTTTTAGTGGCTCTTGTTAATTTCTTTACTATGATAGTTATGTTGATATCTAACACCTATTAAGTTAGGGCTACTTTGATTTTACGAGAATGCTGTCAGGTCAAACTTCAAACCACCCTTTTATTGTGATTGTCCTCATCGAGTCAGTTGATCAAGAATGCAGTCTGGTCATACTTCAATTTTCTACCTTTTATTTTGACTATCTTCACTGATTCAGTTACTATTTCATGTTTGTCGTGAATATGAAACCCATTCCTATATGCATCCTTTGTTGTCACATAGTATTTCTGCTTCTCCCCTACTTAATATTTCGTTTAAAAATTTGTGTTATTTCCAAACTTGAACAGGTGAAAGAGAAAACAATTGCAGCAAGGAGAAGCAATGTCAAGACGATCATATTTCCTTCGGCTAACAGAAGAGATTTTGACGAGCTTGCTGATAATGTGAAAGAAGGCCTTGACGTCCGCTTTGTGGATAACTACAACCAAATATTAGAGCTGGCTTTTGAAAGCGAAGATGCAAAATAATTGGGTACAAAGGCTTTGCATTTGCATCGACATCCATCAGAATCTTTTTGACCTCAGGTTCTTGCAAAGTATCGATGTCAGTTACCAAAAGCAGTACATCTCACAGCCACAATCTATTAACATGTGCCTGATCAATGTGGCCTTTGGAGCTTTTATTTGTTGCCTCAAGGATCTTGGCACTTTGGACCTTTTTCCCATATAAAACCCCAATCCAAGGGTGGGGTGTAGATTGTAGTCAATCATACACATCCATTTTGTTGGCGTATCATTATTTTACCAAAAAAGAGGCTTATCGAACCACATGTTCTTATTTCGTAGGAAGAAATTATTCTTTGCTAATATAAGCTTATTCGAACAATTTCCATTGCCTTTTCACTGTATTATGAGTCGGTTACAAGTGTCTAATTTTCTTCGGGTGTGACTTATTGGAACGATTTTTCATTGCTTTTTCTCAATAAATATCTCTCAGTTTCAACTGTGCAGTTTCAATTGTGTAGTTTAAACTGTATCTCAACAATATCTATGTGGTTTCACCTTTGCACAGTGAATTGTTGCACAAATAATACAAAATAATAGAGGTTAAACCGCGTGGTATCTCAAGGTTTTCACTGTGGAAGGAAGGGAGAAAGACACTCCCAACAATTTATTAGGCATCTAAACAACTGTTGCGAGTGATTTAAGTTTTGAGTCGTACACCACTGTGATCATCACCTCATTCATAATGCTCCTTAATCACCATCCATAACCCAAAACTGTTCATTTGATTCGTTCCTTCACCGAGAGATGAACTCAAGCCTCAACATTTACATGTGATCCCATCAATCTCTCCATCTGTAGCCACAGCTTGGATTGCAGCAGACAAAAAACAGCGTCATTCCTTCCTCCCCTCGAGTCGTTGCCTGAAAGAAAACAATGACACTCTCCCATTAGGATGACAAGAACTGAACCAGCAAACATGTCTTCCTGAATTTCTCAAGTACTATCTGTACTAAGACTTTGGAGGTGACAAACTAGTCTGAGAATTTGCTGATAGTGTTCACGAATAGAAATCTTTTCTAAAACAAGTTAGAGATGACAACCAACTCAAGTAATGCTATCATCTTTGGTGTAATGGAATAatcacttgcatatctcaagtggGCTGTAATCTTTGCTTCCCAGCACTGATAGATACTGTGTTGTTGTGCCTATGCATCGAATATACAAACCGAAGGCCAAACAACATTGAGGAAAGCCAAATAACATACACTGAACAGAAGTTGCAGAGGAGGCATCATAACCTGGAAGAAGACAGCTTCGGGATGGTTGCAAACGGCACACTGTACAGCTCTGGTACGAGGAAGAGTTGGGTCAGCTGCCACATCCTGCAGGACTTGTGTGAACTCTACAACAGAATGATGTACCACATTTCTATATACACAGTTGTTGTCAGCAACCTCCTAAATTCAAgcataatatcaatatttttgcccccaaaaaaatgaaatttaagtCTGTATTGATAAGAAAGCAAttccatctatatatatatatcatggaaaCAAATGCATTAAGCAGTAGCAATTGTTACTGCAATCTTGTTTGCATGTATCAACATTAAGAAGTCACAGCTATTAACTGCTCAGCAGAATATTTCTGGTTCCTCATAATTCCATGAATCAACATTACTGCAATCTTGATTGCTCATTCAGTTATGTAGGACTGTAATTAAGGGTAAACATGGAGATTACGGAATTATTTTCTGACAATTGAGTTATAACTTTCGTTTTAATGTTTCCTAAAACATAGAAAAATACAAACTACTCCTTTATCACTGGCAGCAAAAGTTACAAGTTCATGGTATCCATGAAGCAACAACAACCTTACTTCCCGAGTGTTCCTGACTCTTGAAAACACTTGAACTATAATGCAAAATGAAAATTTCTCGTCGAACGCAGATCAGATCAGACTAAAAATTTCTACTGTGCATGAAAACTTCTCAAGTTGATAAAGAAGTGCTAAAACTACAAAAATAATAATGCCTTTCTTGATCAACCTTGAAATGTAACCTCGACGTTTCGAAAACCGAATTTTATTTTAATCTGTCTTCATCTCATATAAAGAAAAGGAATCTTCCTGCCCTTAGTGCAATGCTACATGTCGAGAAAATTAATACTTCCGACCATGCACCATGCTAGATCTCATTTCGAATGCTTATCTACTGTGAATGAGAATGGAATAATTAGACTCAACACTAGAACCATTTTATCAACTCAACAAAGACATTTGGATCTAGAGACCTCTTAGATCACCTTTTAAAGAGTTTATAATGCTGTAAATTACTAAACCCAACTTGCCAGATAAATGGTTGGGCATCACTAGTCGCGCAATGGACGTATGCTCAACACGATATTTCCAATTTCCAGTCCAATTTATGGCTGACTTTTAATTCCTGAGTGATCTTGTTGTAGCTATTGAGAATACCTATTGTCTTTAATGTCGAGGAAAACATACAAAAAAAATGATGTCTGAAATATAAAACACATTCCATGTCCCCGTAGCATCAGAAATTCGAAACCTAATCGCATAATCAACCACTCctcaagaacaattcaaacatttGGTTCAATAAACATGAACAGATTGAGTTTTGTTTATTCTCCAATAAACATGAACAGATTACTGGTAAAACAAGAATCATCAATCAGCCACAGAGAAGATGTGAAAACCAAGTTAGAAGTATTATAAGCAACCAAATAGCTGGTTATTACATTTTCAGACCAGGGGAAAAAGAATCTTGACACTGCAAGTCATGCAGATAACTAATATTAACTCTCTTGCCAAACATACATATGGTGTAAAACACAACAAGATATAGGAGGAGCATTTTAACAAATACAGCTCAAATTTCATCCAGTTTTGCTAAATCCAAGATCAACCTTGCattaaaaatcaaataggataaaTATAATGTCATGAAAAAGACCTGATGATCACAGTTGCGGCAGGCATAAAGGAGGACCTTCTGCTCCCTGTCTTCTTTTGGGTACAAGATATTGTTGCTGTCAGCGAAAGATGAATTAAGACAGAGGAACATATAGGCATCTAATGTAATATAAACGTGATCGTCACTCTCCCAATTAAACAAGTACTGAACATACCATTCACGGCAAAACTTCATGGTACTCATGGCTGCTTCTTTGCTCTTCACCCGTTGCTTTCTGTACCTGATTGCACTTCTGCTGGTCACTGATGCAGTGTATGGGGGAAAGGAGGTGATATGACTCCTTTGCAGAGAAGTTTGTTCTCCACTAAAAAGGGACAAACTAGAACAATATGGAGAATCTTCCTATAAAGATGCCAATTGGTTTGAGTAATAATCTATTAGGCTGTGGGGGCATAAAGGAGGGATTGGTCCTTTTGCAAACAAGTTGTCATAATCTTTTTGGTCCTTTATTGGACAAGTTAATCATGCATATATTGTATATCTTGAGGCTTGAGCTTTGACTAATTATTCAAGATGACTTAATTATTTGGCACCTAAAAAGGCCAACATTCAAtagaaatttagagctcaaagttCAGAACACAGGTTTACCACATAGACAATATATTCCACAATCCACTAAGAAAACACATTCCACCATCCACTAGAAGCAAAGTATCTTTGTGTTCAAGAATAATACCACAAAAAGCCATATCTTCTTTGTATTCAGGAGATATGCTTAGTTGCAAAGCACCAAAACTAATCCTTCATCTGGAGGGTGCAGTTAAATAAACATATAATAAAAAATGTAATGTCTTGCCAAAATGAAGCAATTTCAGAGGTAACTTTGAGGAGGATGAACAGTGTGCATGTCATGATGGAGGAACTAGCACTCTACAGAGTCATATGTTGTCCTGGTCTATCATCAAAGCTGTGATCCATCACAAAGTCATACATCCTGTGTTCTGCTAATTAGAAAATATGTCCAATATTTCACTGGCTTGTTGATATTGTTCATCAGCCAAAAGTTAAAGGAACCAGAGCAAGAAATATAGAATGTCCTACAAGGACTTAAGAGCAGCATGTTAGATAAAGTACAatgatatttgatatgcatgcaaTTATGTGTCCAGCAATGCTCATATAGATTAAATAAGACAATCAATACCACTAGTTTCTGTCTGTGCAGTAGGCAGTTAACATTAGGAACAGAAAATAACCAGACAATATGCAAGAAAAAGAGACTAACATTCTTGCATCAGAAGCATCAGATACTTGTTCAAATATTTCATGGCACGAGTGTGTGGATTTGAACCTGACACTGCCTCACCCATAAAAAAAGGCCCAGTTTGCACATATAACTTCAAGACATGATAgcagtaaaaagaaagaaaaattctgGATAGCCAACTCATAGGTTTTCTGTCAATCATATAAATACACCTTCAACTCTTACTCCAGCTGCTAGTCTAATCTGAATCACTACCAGAAAGCTGACTCGGGTTCATATTCTTCAGATGATGAGGTATTATATCTCCTTCTCATATGTTTTCTTCTTCCACTTTGCTCAGAATTGATGAACTGTTGCTGGACTTAGTCCCATGAGATGAAACACTCAGTATCTCATGAAGACCGAATCCTCAGTGCTGTCATCCTCCAAAAGATCACCATATAGCTGGCCCTTTATTCTTTGTGACATTCTTTTCAACTCAATCTTCGTATTGTTTCTTTCATCCTACAGTTCAATCTCAATATTTCAAGTTGTCGAATTCACAAGACACCGGAAGTACCCTATTCAATTTGGGTTTCTCAAAACGGGTCATGACATGCTGATCCTTTCATTGTTGCCATCATAGTGGTCATGACCAACCACTATTGGCACCGAGATGTGCCACTAGCAGAAGAAGGTGGAGCTTTTGCATCCTTTCCCTCGCTCAGTTTCACATCTTTCTTGTGCTCATCAGATGTATTTGGCACTTTTGTGTGCTTTCTTGCCATCAACTCGCctcaatattttatttattttattatttataataaaataataaatattttattattttttaaggtgtTGTGAAAAGGGAATGTATATAGTAAACTTCTTGTACTTCCAATACGGCAGAGACAGGTAGG
This DNA window, taken from Musa acuminata AAA Group cultivar baxijiao chromosome BXJ3-7, Cavendish_Baxijiao_AAA, whole genome shotgun sequence, encodes the following:
- the LOC135643372 gene encoding DNA-directed RNA polymerases II, IV and V subunit 9A-like: MSTMKFCRECNNILYPKEDREQKVLLYACRNCDHQEVADNNCVYRNVVHHSVVEFTQVLQDVAADPTLPRTRAVQCAVCNHPEAVFFQATTRGEEGMTLFFVCCNPSCGYRWRD